A DNA window from Pseudomonas wuhanensis contains the following coding sequences:
- a CDS encoding AEC family transporter, which translates to MLAIFLETLNITAPVFAMLFLGALLKRIDWINDNFIHTASALVFNVTMPALLFLGILHADLHAALQPALLIYFSVATLACFAIAWGWAIWKCPREDRGIYTQGAFRGNNGVIGLALAASMYGDYGISLGAILAALVILFYNTLSTIVLAVYSPVIKSDPWSICKSVMVNPLIISVFAAAPFAYFKIGLPGWLETSGQYLAQTTLPLALICIGGTLSLAAMRKSGPTALSSSLMKMIGLPVLATLGAWLWGFRGAELGILFLYFGSPTAAASFVMARQANGNHELAAAIIVITTLMAAVTTNVGIFLLQWGGWI; encoded by the coding sequence ATGCTGGCTATCTTCCTCGAAACCCTGAACATCACCGCGCCGGTGTTTGCCATGCTGTTTCTGGGGGCGCTGCTCAAGCGCATCGACTGGATCAACGACAACTTCATTCATACCGCGTCGGCCCTGGTGTTCAACGTCACCATGCCGGCGTTGCTGTTTCTGGGCATCTTGCATGCCGACCTGCATGCCGCGCTGCAACCGGCGCTGCTGATCTACTTCTCGGTCGCGACGCTGGCGTGCTTTGCGATTGCCTGGGGCTGGGCGATCTGGAAATGCCCGCGGGAAGACCGAGGCATCTATACCCAAGGCGCTTTCCGTGGCAACAACGGCGTTATCGGTCTGGCCCTGGCGGCGAGTATGTACGGCGACTACGGGATTTCCCTCGGGGCCATTCTTGCAGCGTTGGTGATCCTGTTTTACAACACGCTTTCGACCATCGTACTGGCGGTCTACAGCCCGGTGATCAAGTCTGACCCGTGGAGTATCTGCAAAAGCGTGATGGTCAACCCGTTGATCATCAGCGTGTTTGCGGCGGCGCCGTTTGCGTATTTCAAGATCGGTTTGCCGGGGTGGCTGGAGACGTCCGGCCAGTACCTGGCACAAACCACTTTGCCATTGGCATTGATCTGCATCGGTGGCACGTTGTCGCTGGCGGCGATGCGCAAAAGCGGGCCGACGGCGCTCAGTTCAAGCCTGATGAAGATGATCGGCCTGCCGGTGCTGGCGACGCTTGGCGCCTGGCTCTGGGGTTTTCGCGGGGCGGAATTGGGGATTCTGTTTCTGTACTTCGGCAGCCCGACTGCAGCGGCCAGTTTTGTCATGGCCCGGCAGGCCAACGGTAATCATGAACTGGCGGCGGCGATCATCGTGATTACCACGCTGATGGCGGCGGTCACCACCAACGTCGGGATTTTTTTGTTGCAGTGGGGTGGGTGGATTTAG
- a CDS encoding carboxymuconolactone decarboxylase family protein — protein MSTDNKPGVEVRRQVMGDAFVDRALGNATEFTQPLQDFVNEHAWGGVWNREGLPLKTRSLITLAALTALKCPQELKGHVRGALNNGCTVEEIREALLHCAVYAGVPAAIDAFRAAQEVIDSYQKPE, from the coding sequence ATGAGCACTGATAACAAGCCTGGGGTTGAAGTCCGCCGCCAAGTAATGGGCGACGCCTTCGTCGACCGCGCCTTGGGCAACGCCACTGAGTTCACCCAACCGTTGCAGGACTTCGTCAATGAACACGCCTGGGGCGGTGTGTGGAATCGCGAAGGTCTGCCGCTGAAAACCCGCAGCCTGATCACCCTCGCCGCGCTGACCGCCTTGAAGTGCCCGCAAGAATTGAAAGGCCATGTGCGTGGCGCGCTGAACAACGGCTGCACCGTGGAAGAAATTCGCGAGGCGCTGCTGCATTGCGCGGTGTATGCCGGCGTGCCGGCGGCGATTGATGCGTTTCGGGCGGCGCAGGAAGTGATCGACAGCTACCAAAAGCCCGAGTAA
- a CDS encoding aldehyde dehydrogenase family protein, translating to MADTKRFDNYINGEWVAGSDYCANINPSELTDTIGDYAKADLAQVHAAIDAARAAFPAWSTSGIQARHDSLDKVGTEILARREELGTLLAREEGKTLPEAIGEVTRAGNIFKFFAGECLRLSGDYLPSVRPGVNVEVTREALGVVGLITPWNFPIAIPAWKIAPALAYGNCVVLKPADLVPGCAWALAEIISRAGFPAGVFNLVMGSGRVVGDALVQSPKVDGISFTGSVGVGRQIAVSCVSRQAKVQLEMGGKNPQIILDDADLKQAVELSVQSAFYSTGQRCTASSRFIVTAGIHDQFVEAMAERMKSIKVGHALKSGTDIGPVVSQAQLEQDMKYIDIGQSEGARLVSGGGLVTCDTEGYFLAPTLFADSEAAMRISREEIFGPVANIVRVADYEAALEMANDTEFGLSAGIATTSLKYANHFKRHSQAGMVMVNLPTAGVDYHVPFGGRKGSSYGSREQGRYAQEFYTVVKTAYIGS from the coding sequence GTGGCAGATACAAAGCGTTTCGATAACTACATCAACGGCGAATGGGTGGCGGGCAGTGATTACTGCGCCAACATCAACCCGTCCGAGCTGACCGATACCATCGGCGACTACGCCAAGGCCGATCTGGCTCAGGTCCACGCCGCCATCGACGCCGCTCGCGCCGCGTTCCCGGCCTGGTCCACTTCGGGCATTCAGGCGCGTCACGATTCACTGGATAAAGTCGGTACTGAAATCCTCGCTCGTCGCGAAGAGCTCGGCACTTTGCTGGCCCGGGAAGAAGGCAAGACCCTGCCCGAAGCCATCGGCGAAGTGACTCGCGCCGGTAATATTTTCAAGTTCTTCGCCGGTGAATGCCTGCGCCTGTCCGGCGATTACCTGCCGTCGGTGCGTCCGGGTGTGAACGTTGAAGTCACTCGCGAAGCGTTGGGTGTGGTCGGACTGATCACCCCGTGGAATTTCCCGATTGCGATCCCTGCGTGGAAAATCGCTCCGGCCCTGGCCTACGGCAACTGCGTCGTGCTGAAGCCTGCTGATCTGGTGCCGGGTTGCGCCTGGGCGCTGGCGGAAATCATCTCTCGCGCAGGCTTCCCGGCCGGCGTGTTCAACCTGGTGATGGGCAGCGGTCGCGTGGTTGGCGATGCGCTGGTGCAGAGCCCGAAAGTCGACGGCATCAGCTTCACCGGTTCCGTGGGCGTGGGTCGTCAGATCGCTGTCAGCTGCGTATCGCGCCAGGCCAAGGTTCAGCTGGAAATGGGCGGCAAGAACCCGCAGATCATTCTGGATGACGCCGACCTCAAGCAAGCGGTCGAGCTGTCGGTACAGAGCGCGTTCTATTCCACCGGCCAGCGTTGCACCGCGTCGAGCCGCTTCATCGTCACCGCCGGGATTCACGACCAGTTCGTCGAAGCCATGGCCGAGCGCATGAAGTCGATCAAGGTCGGTCACGCGCTGAAAAGTGGTACCGATATCGGTCCGGTGGTTTCCCAAGCTCAGCTTGAACAAGACATGAAGTACATCGACATCGGCCAGTCCGAAGGTGCGCGTCTGGTCAGTGGCGGTGGTCTGGTGACCTGCGACACGGAAGGCTACTTCCTCGCCCCGACGCTGTTTGCCGACAGCGAAGCTGCGATGCGCATCAGCCGCGAAGAGATCTTCGGCCCGGTGGCCAATATCGTTCGCGTGGCTGATTACGAGGCGGCGCTGGAAATGGCCAACGACACCGAGTTCGGCCTGTCGGCGGGCATCGCTACCACGTCGTTGAAGTACGCTAACCACTTCAAACGCCACTCCCAGGCCGGGATGGTGATGGTCAACCTGCCGACCGCCGGCGTGGATTACCACGTTCCGTTCGGTGGGCGTAAAGGTTCATCCTATGGATCACGTGAGCAAGGTCGCTATGCGCAAGAGTTCTACACGGTCGTAAAAACTGCCTACATCGGTTCCTGA
- the kdgD gene encoding 5-dehydro-4-deoxyglucarate dehydratase: protein MNPQELKSILSSGLLSFPVTDFNAQGDFHRAGYIKRLEWLAPYGASALFAAGGTGEFFSLAASEYSEIIKTAVDTCATSVPILAGVGGSTRQAIEYAQEAERLGAKGLLLLPHYLTEASQDGVADHVEAVCKSVKIGVVVYNRNVCRLTAPLLERLAERCPNLIGYKDGLGDIELMVSIRRRLGDRFSYLGGLPTAEVYAAAYKALGVPVYSSAVFNFIPKTAMDFYHAIAREDHATVGKIIDDFFLPYLDIRNRKAGYAVSIVKAGAKIAGFDAGPVRAPLTDLTGEEYEMLAALIDKQGAQ from the coding sequence ATGAATCCACAAGAACTGAAGTCCATCCTCTCTTCCGGCCTGCTGTCGTTCCCGGTCACCGACTTCAATGCTCAGGGCGATTTCCATCGCGCGGGCTACATCAAGCGTCTCGAATGGCTGGCCCCATACGGCGCCTCGGCATTGTTCGCCGCGGGCGGCACCGGTGAGTTCTTCTCTCTGGCGGCCAGCGAATATTCGGAAATCATCAAGACTGCCGTCGACACCTGCGCTACCAGCGTGCCGATCCTGGCCGGTGTTGGCGGTTCGACTCGTCAAGCTATCGAATACGCTCAGGAAGCCGAGCGTCTGGGCGCCAAAGGCCTGTTGCTGCTGCCGCACTACCTGACCGAAGCCAGCCAGGACGGTGTTGCCGACCACGTTGAAGCGGTATGCAAATCGGTAAAAATTGGCGTGGTGGTTTACAACCGCAACGTCTGCCGCCTGACCGCTCCTTTGCTGGAACGTCTGGCCGAGCGCTGCCCGAACCTGATTGGTTACAAGGATGGCCTGGGCGATATCGAGTTGATGGTGTCGATCCGTCGCCGCCTCGGTGATCGCTTCAGCTACCTGGGTGGTCTGCCGACCGCCGAAGTCTACGCCGCGGCCTACAAGGCTTTGGGCGTACCGGTTTACTCCTCGGCGGTGTTCAACTTCATCCCGAAAACCGCGATGGATTTCTATCACGCCATCGCTCGTGAAGATCACGCCACTGTCGGCAAGATCATCGACGACTTCTTCCTGCCGTACCTGGACATCCGTAACCGCAAGGCCGGTTACGCCGTGAGCATCGTCAAGGCCGGGGCGAAAATCGCAGGCTTCGACGCAGGTCCTGTGCGTGCGCCGTTGACCGATCTGACGGGCGAAGAGTACGAAATGCTCGCCGCGCTGATCGACAAGCAAGGTGCGCAATAA
- the gatB gene encoding Asp-tRNA(Asn)/Glu-tRNA(Gln) amidotransferase subunit GatB, translating to MQWEVVIGLEIHTQLTTRSKIFSGSSTTFGSEPNTQASLVDLGMPGVLPVLNQEAVRMAVMFGLAIDAEIGQHNVFARKNYFYPDLPKGYQISQMELPIVGKGHLDIAMEDGTIKRVGVTRAHLEEDAGKSLHEEFNGATGIDLNRAGTPLLEIVSEPDMRSAKEAVAYVKAIHALVRYLGICDGNMAEGSLRCDCNVSIRPKGQVEFGTRCEIKNVNSFRFIEKAINTEVQRQIELIEDGGKVIQQTRLYDPNKDETRPMRSKEEANDYRYFPDPDLLPVVIEDSFLNDVRATLPELPPQKRERFQAQFGLSVYDASVLATSREQADYFEKVVNISGDAKLAANWVMVELGSLLNKQGLDIDQSPVSAEQLGGMLLRIKDNTISGKIAKVVFEAMANGEGSADEIIDKRGLKQVTDTGAISAVLDEMLAANAEQVEQYRAADEAKRGKMFGFFVGQAMKASKGKANPQQVNELLKSKLEG from the coding sequence ATGCAATGGGAAGTCGTGATCGGGCTGGAGATTCATACCCAGCTCACCACCCGGTCGAAAATCTTTTCCGGAAGTTCCACCACTTTCGGTTCCGAGCCGAACACCCAGGCCAGCCTGGTTGACCTCGGCATGCCCGGCGTACTACCGGTGCTGAACCAGGAAGCGGTGCGCATGGCGGTGATGTTCGGTCTCGCCATCGATGCCGAGATTGGCCAGCACAACGTGTTCGCCCGTAAAAACTATTTTTACCCGGACCTGCCCAAGGGCTACCAGATCAGCCAGATGGAATTGCCGATCGTCGGCAAGGGCCACCTGGACATCGCCATGGAAGACGGCACGATCAAACGTGTCGGTGTCACCCGTGCGCACCTGGAAGAAGACGCCGGTAAAAGCCTTCACGAAGAGTTCAACGGTGCCACCGGCATCGACCTGAACCGCGCCGGCACGCCGCTGCTGGAAATCGTTTCCGAGCCGGACATGCGTAGCGCCAAGGAAGCCGTGGCTTACGTCAAGGCGATCCACGCGCTGGTACGCTACCTCGGCATCTGCGACGGCAACATGGCCGAAGGCTCGCTGCGTTGCGACTGCAACGTGTCGATCCGTCCGAAAGGCCAGGTTGAATTCGGCACGCGCTGCGAGATCAAGAACGTCAACTCGTTCCGCTTCATCGAGAAGGCGATCAACACTGAAGTGCAACGCCAGATCGAGCTGATCGAAGACGGCGGCAAGGTGATCCAGCAGACTCGTCTGTACGATCCCAACAAGGACGAAACCCGTCCGATGCGCAGCAAAGAGGAAGCCAACGACTACCGTTACTTCCCCGATCCGGACCTGCTGCCGGTGGTCATCGAGGACTCGTTCCTCAACGACGTGCGCGCCACCCTGCCGGAACTGCCACCGCAGAAACGCGAGCGCTTCCAGGCGCAGTTCGGTCTGTCGGTCTACGACGCCAGCGTCCTGGCCACCAGCCGCGAGCAAGCCGATTACTTCGAGAAAGTCGTGAACATCAGTGGCGACGCCAAACTGGCGGCCAACTGGGTCATGGTTGAACTGGGCAGCCTGTTGAACAAGCAAGGCCTGGACATCGACCAGTCGCCGGTTTCAGCCGAGCAACTGGGCGGCATGCTGTTGCGCATCAAGGACAACACCATCTCCGGCAAAATCGCCAAGGTGGTGTTTGAAGCCATGGCCAACGGTGAAGGCAGCGCCGACGAGATCATCGACAAGCGCGGCCTCAAGCAAGTGACCGACACCGGCGCAATCTCGGCGGTGCTGGACGAGATGCTCGCGGCCAATGCCGAACAGGTCGAACAGTACCGCGCGGCAGACGAAGCCAAACGCGGCAAGATGTTCGGCTTCTTCGTCGGCCAGGCCATGAAAGCCTCCAAAGGCAAGGCCAACCCGCAACAGGTCAACGAACTGCTTAAAAGCAAGCTCGAAGGCTGA
- a CDS encoding septal ring lytic transglycosylase RlpA family protein, with product MKRLLSACALLSLLAGCASTDTVDPHGYDKTGTASYYGAKHHGKRTASGERFNQHGLTAAHRQLPFGTRVKITNLNNDRSCVVRINDRGPYSRGRLIDVSREAAERLGMLRSGTAKVRVQALDD from the coding sequence ATGAAACGTCTGCTCAGCGCCTGCGCCCTGCTCTCTCTGCTGGCCGGTTGTGCCAGTACCGATACCGTCGATCCACACGGTTACGACAAGACCGGCACGGCTTCGTATTACGGTGCCAAGCATCATGGCAAACGCACCGCCAGCGGCGAGCGTTTCAACCAGCATGGCCTGACCGCCGCCCATCGCCAGTTGCCGTTCGGCACCCGGGTGAAGATTACCAACCTGAATAACGACAGATCCTGCGTGGTACGCATCAACGACCGTGGGCCGTACTCCCGTGGGCGCCTGATCGACGTGTCCCGTGAAGCGGCCGAACGGTTGGGCATGCTGCGCAGTGGCACCGCGAAAGTTCGCGTGCAAGCCCTCGACGACTGA
- the garD gene encoding galactarate dehydratase: MQLIEHSDSPRYIRLHERDNVVIVVNDQGVPAGTEFPDGLVTVDFVPQSHKVTLEDIPEGGQVIRYGQTIGYALQPIPRGSWVKEDQLRMPTAPPLDSLPLSTEVPTAQAPLEGFTFEGYRNADGTVGTRNILGITTTVQCVTGVLDHAVKRIKDELLPKYPNVDDVVALTHSYGCGVAITATDAYIPIRTVRNLARNPNLGGEALVISLGCEKLQAGQVMHENDSSVDLSEPWLYRLQDSSHGFTEMIEQIMALAETRLKKLDLRRRETVPASELILGMQCGGSDAFSGITANPALGYASDLLLRAGATVMFSEVTEVRDAIYLLTSRAETEEVAQELVREMDWYDRYLAKGEADRSANTTPGNKKGGLSNIVEKSLGSIVKSGSSAINGVLGPGERFKRKGLIFCATPASDFVCGTLQLAAGMNLHVFTTGRGTPYGLAMAPVVKVSTRTELAQRWPDLIDIDAGRIATGRASIEDLGWELFHYYLDVASGKKQTWAEQHKLHNDITLFNPAPIT; this comes from the coding sequence ATGCAGTTGATTGAACATTCCGACTCGCCGCGCTACATCCGCCTGCACGAGCGGGACAATGTGGTGATCGTAGTCAACGATCAGGGCGTGCCGGCCGGCACTGAATTCCCCGATGGCCTGGTCACCGTGGATTTTGTGCCGCAGAGCCACAAGGTCACTCTCGAGGACATTCCCGAAGGCGGCCAGGTGATTCGTTACGGCCAGACCATCGGTTACGCATTGCAGCCGATTCCGCGTGGCAGCTGGGTCAAGGAAGATCAACTGCGCATGCCCACCGCACCACCGCTGGACAGCCTGCCGCTGTCCACCGAAGTGCCGACCGCGCAGGCACCGCTGGAAGGCTTCACCTTCGAGGGTTATCGCAACGCCGACGGCACCGTCGGCACGCGCAACATTCTGGGCATCACCACCACCGTGCAGTGCGTTACCGGGGTGCTGGACCATGCGGTGAAACGCATCAAGGACGAGTTGCTGCCCAAGTACCCGAACGTCGATGACGTGGTGGCGCTGACCCACAGTTACGGCTGCGGCGTGGCGATCACCGCCACCGACGCGTACATCCCGATTCGCACCGTGCGCAACCTGGCGCGCAACCCGAACCTGGGTGGTGAAGCGCTGGTGATTAGCCTGGGCTGCGAGAAGTTGCAGGCCGGGCAGGTGATGCACGAGAACGACAGTTCGGTGGATTTGAGCGAGCCGTGGTTGTACCGCCTGCAGGATTCCAGCCACGGTTTCACCGAGATGATCGAGCAGATCATGGCGCTGGCTGAAACCCGCTTGAAGAAGCTCGATCTGCGCCGCCGGGAAACCGTGCCGGCGTCCGAGCTGATCCTCGGCATGCAGTGCGGTGGCAGCGATGCGTTCTCTGGCATCACTGCCAACCCGGCGCTCGGCTATGCCTCAGACCTGTTGTTGCGGGCGGGGGCGACGGTGATGTTTTCCGAAGTCACTGAAGTGCGTGATGCGATTTACCTGCTGACGTCCCGTGCCGAAACCGAGGAAGTGGCTCAGGAACTGGTGCGGGAAATGGACTGGTACGACCGTTACCTGGCCAAGGGTGAAGCGGATCGCAGTGCCAATACCACACCGGGGAACAAGAAGGGCGGGTTGTCGAATATTGTCGAGAAGTCCCTGGGCTCGATCGTTAAATCCGGCAGTAGCGCGATCAATGGGGTGCTCGGCCCTGGCGAGCGCTTTAAGCGCAAAGGGCTGATTTTCTGCGCGACCCCGGCCAGTGATTTTGTCTGCGGGACGTTGCAGTTGGCGGCGGGGATGAACCTGCATGTGTTCACCACCGGGCGGGGTACGCCTTATGGGTTGGCGATGGCACCGGTGGTGAAGGTGTCGACCCGGACCGAATTGGCGCAACGCTGGCCGGACCTGATCGACATTGATGCCGGGCGGATTGCGACCGGGCGAGCTTCGATCGAGGACCTCGGCTGGGAATTGTTCCACTACTACCTGGACGTGGCCAGCGGCAAGAAACAGACGTGGGCGGAGCAGCATAAGCTGCATAACGACATCACCTTGTTCAACCCGGCGCCTATCACGTAA
- a CDS encoding calcium/sodium antiporter codes for MIELFSGLFLLIAGAELMVRAAVRLAARLHVRPLIIGLTIVALGSSAPQMAVSLQATLAQNADIAVGSVIGSSIFNILVTLGLSALIIPLRVSRQLVRLDIPLMIGASLLVFVLAWNEELTRADGVMLLIALALYLGLLLRQSRHSARPPSAAHEAPQAPWFSSLLMIVAGLAMLVFAGHLLLGAAVAVATDLGLSERIIGLTIVAVSTSLPELATSLIAALRGQRDIAVGNVIGSNLLNLLGVLGLTALIAPSPLSVSPNALDFDLPVMLGVAVLCLPVFYSGYRVTRAEGLLFLGLYLAYGLHVVSFTTGMPLAGKLEHLMLFFVLPALGAFLLFTSLRAWRRQHHKRELP; via the coding sequence GTGATTGAATTGTTCAGCGGTCTGTTTTTACTGATCGCCGGCGCCGAACTGATGGTACGCGCCGCCGTACGTCTGGCCGCGCGACTGCATGTGCGGCCGCTGATCATCGGCCTGACCATCGTGGCCCTCGGCAGCAGCGCACCGCAGATGGCGGTCAGCCTGCAAGCCACCCTGGCGCAAAACGCCGACATTGCCGTCGGCAGCGTGATCGGCAGCAGCATCTTCAACATCCTCGTCACCCTAGGGCTCTCGGCGCTGATAATTCCGCTGCGGGTTTCGCGGCAATTGGTGCGCCTGGATATTCCATTGATGATCGGCGCCAGCCTGCTGGTGTTCGTACTGGCGTGGAATGAAGAACTGACTCGGGCCGACGGCGTGATGCTGCTGATAGCGCTGGCACTGTATCTGGGCTTGCTGCTGCGTCAGTCACGGCACTCGGCCCGTCCGCCATCGGCGGCTCATGAAGCGCCGCAGGCACCGTGGTTCAGCAGCCTGCTAATGATCGTCGCCGGTCTGGCGATGCTGGTGTTCGCCGGGCACTTGCTGCTCGGCGCCGCAGTGGCGGTCGCGACCGACCTGGGCTTGTCGGAGCGGATCATCGGTCTGACCATCGTTGCCGTCAGCACGTCCCTGCCGGAGTTGGCCACTTCGTTGATCGCCGCGTTGCGCGGTCAGCGGGACATCGCGGTGGGCAACGTGATCGGCAGCAACCTGCTCAACCTCCTGGGTGTACTCGGGCTGACCGCATTGATCGCGCCGTCGCCGCTGTCAGTCTCGCCGAACGCCCTGGATTTCGACCTGCCGGTAATGCTTGGTGTCGCGGTGCTGTGCCTGCCCGTGTTCTATTCCGGCTACCGGGTGACGCGCGCCGAAGGTCTGCTGTTTTTGGGTTTGTACCTGGCCTATGGACTGCACGTGGTGTCGTTCACCACCGGCATGCCGCTGGCCGGCAAGCTTGAACACCTGATGCTGTTTTTCGTCCTGCCGGCGCTGGGGGCGTTTTTGCTGTTCACGTCGCTGCGCGCCTGGCGTCGCCAACACCATAAGAGGGAATTGCCATGA
- a CDS encoding MFS transporter — translation MQSTKPTHVRYLILLMLFLVTTINYADRATIAIAGSSLQKDLGIDAVTLGYIFSAFGWAYVAGQIPGGWLLDRFGSKKIYALSIFTWSLFTVLQGYVGEFGLSTAVVALFMLRFLVGLAEAPSFPGNARIVAAWFPTAERGTASAIFNSAQYFATVLFAPLMGWIVYSFGWQHVFIVMGVIGIVFSGIWLKVIYSPRQHPMINDAEFKHIADNGGMVDMDQDKGKGKGKKGDGPKWDYIRQLLTNRMMLGVYLGQYCINGITYFFLTWFPVYLVQERGMTILKAGFIASLPAICGFIGGVLGGVISDYLLRKGHSLTFARKAPIIAGLLVSSSIVACNYVDVEWMVVGFMALAFFGKGVGALGWAVVSDTSPKQIAGLSGGLFNTFGNIASITTPIVIGYIISSTGSFKWALVFVGCNALVAVFSYLVIVGPIKRVVLKEPPVSGPETNNKLSEAHS, via the coding sequence ATGCAATCGACCAAGCCGACTCACGTCCGCTATTTGATCCTGCTCATGCTGTTTCTGGTGACCACGATCAACTATGCCGACCGGGCCACCATCGCAATCGCCGGCTCCAGCCTGCAAAAAGACCTCGGCATCGACGCGGTCACCCTCGGCTATATCTTTTCCGCATTCGGTTGGGCCTACGTGGCCGGGCAAATTCCCGGTGGCTGGCTGCTGGACCGTTTCGGTTCAAAAAAAATCTACGCCCTGAGCATCTTCACCTGGTCGCTGTTCACCGTGCTGCAAGGCTATGTCGGTGAATTCGGGCTTTCCACCGCCGTCGTCGCGCTGTTCATGCTGCGCTTTTTGGTGGGCCTGGCCGAAGCGCCATCCTTCCCCGGTAACGCACGCATCGTGGCGGCCTGGTTCCCGACCGCTGAACGCGGTACCGCCTCGGCGATCTTCAACTCGGCGCAATATTTCGCCACCGTGTTGTTCGCGCCGCTGATGGGCTGGATCGTCTATAGCTTCGGCTGGCAGCATGTGTTCATCGTCATGGGCGTGATCGGCATCGTCTTCTCGGGGATCTGGCTGAAGGTGATCTACAGCCCGCGCCAACACCCGATGATCAACGACGCCGAGTTCAAACACATCGCCGACAACGGCGGCATGGTCGACATGGACCAGGACAAAGGCAAAGGCAAAGGCAAAAAGGGCGACGGTCCGAAGTGGGACTACATCCGCCAACTGCTCACCAACCGCATGATGCTCGGCGTGTATCTGGGCCAATACTGCATCAACGGCATCACTTACTTCTTCCTCACCTGGTTCCCGGTGTATCTGGTGCAGGAGCGCGGCATGACCATCCTCAAGGCCGGTTTCATTGCCTCGCTGCCGGCAATCTGCGGGTTTATCGGTGGTGTGCTTGGCGGGGTGATTTCCGATTACCTGCTGCGCAAAGGTCACTCGCTGACGTTCGCCCGCAAGGCGCCGATCATCGCTGGCTTGCTGGTTTCCAGTAGCATCGTGGCTTGCAACTATGTGGACGTTGAATGGATGGTCGTCGGCTTCATGGCCCTGGCGTTCTTCGGCAAAGGCGTGGGTGCGTTGGGCTGGGCGGTGGTGTCCGACACCTCGCCGAAACAGATCGCGGGTCTCAGCGGTGGTCTGTTCAACACCTTCGGCAACATCGCGTCGATCACCACGCCGATCGTTATCGGTTACATCATCAGCTCCACCGGCTCGTTCAAATGGGCGCTGGTGTTCGTCGGTTGCAACGCGCTGGTAGCAGTCTTCAGCTATCTGGTGATCGTTGGCCCGATCAAGCGTGTGGTCCTCAAAGAGCCGCCTGTCAGCGGTCCTGAAACCAACAATAAGTTATCTGAAGCGCATTCCTGA